The Solibacillus isronensis genome window below encodes:
- a CDS encoding nucleotide kinase, whose protein sequence is MDEAKAVYLLKGAHGFKISELLQKIGSHYYEKGAHIEFFHDPLFENTVEAVYIQAPHRILIVQATNPSLEPVLPGVRDHVISLYDCLDEQHIALNENLSSVNESKQAYYDRCFTKLSNAIHIHDDWEVETRKQMEWSGLDQQFAELSINLFAATNRQKSGQLTHRLLGTLTPTGAQDTVQSITQNLEKRLFIKGYPGTGKSSMMKKLANEAVSRGFDVQLVWCGLDSNSIDMVIIPELKFCIFDSTEPHVYFPDENRPGDEIFDIAQYCHPTEVEEKNIEAIVEKYKTTMADAKYFAAKYAEQEKKVREAIDAAINLDEFNKRTSLLFELF, encoded by the coding sequence ATGGATGAAGCAAAAGCTGTGTATTTATTAAAGGGAGCGCACGGTTTCAAAATTTCGGAGTTACTGCAGAAAATCGGGTCGCACTACTATGAAAAAGGGGCACACATTGAGTTTTTCCATGATCCTTTATTTGAAAATACGGTCGAAGCTGTTTATATTCAAGCCCCTCATCGTATATTAATTGTTCAAGCGACAAACCCGTCTTTAGAACCAGTACTGCCAGGGGTACGGGACCATGTCATTTCCCTTTATGACTGTTTGGATGAACAACACATTGCATTGAATGAAAATTTGTCTTCGGTAAACGAATCGAAACAAGCCTACTATGACCGGTGCTTTACCAAGCTTTCAAATGCTATACACATTCATGATGACTGGGAAGTGGAGACGAGAAAGCAAATGGAATGGAGCGGGTTGGATCAGCAGTTTGCTGAGTTATCGATCAATCTATTTGCTGCAACGAATCGGCAGAAATCCGGCCAGCTTACACACCGGTTACTTGGAACATTAACTCCAACAGGAGCACAGGACACAGTACAAAGTATTACACAAAACCTGGAAAAGAGATTGTTTATTAAAGGGTATCCAGGAACAGGGAAGTCTTCGATGATGAAAAAGTTGGCGAACGAAGCGGTAAGCAGAGGGTTTGATGTACAACTCGTTTGGTGCGGACTTGATTCCAATTCGATCGATATGGTCATTATCCCGGAACTGAAATTCTGTATTTTTGATAGCACGGAGCCACATGTGTATTTTCCGGATGAAAATCGTCCTGGTGATGAAATTTTCGATATTGCCCAGTATTGTCATCCGACAGAAGTAGAGGAAAAGAATATAGAAGCAATCGTAGAAAAGTACAAAACAACGATGGCGGATGCAAAATATTTTGCAGCAAAATACGCAGAACAGGAAAAGAAAGTTCGAGAAGCAATAGATGCTGCTATCAATTTGGATGAATTCAATAAACGAACATCCTTACTATTTGAGCTTTTTTAA
- a CDS encoding helix-turn-helix transcriptional regulator, whose translation MGILLGKEIIKMRKLRNITQKQLCKDICSQATISIIEKGKMLPGIDILLSLSLRLNIPITHFVDIIYLENANLETDLLDQVERLLSQMEYEKIFDLANNELNSESEYNWYKYYCNR comes from the coding sequence ATGGGAATATTATTAGGGAAAGAAATTATAAAGATGAGGAAGCTTAGAAATATTACACAAAAGCAACTTTGTAAAGATATTTGTTCACAGGCAACAATTAGTATTATAGAAAAAGGTAAAATGTTACCGGGTATTGATATTTTGTTATCGCTTTCGCTTAGATTAAATATACCAATCACACATTTTGTAGATATTATATATTTAGAAAATGCAAACTTAGAAACAGATTTACTTGATCAAGTTGAGCGTTTGCTCTCCCAAATGGAGTATGAAAAAATATTTGATCTTGCCAATAACGAACTAAATTCGGAATCGGAGTATAATTGGTACAAATATTATTGTAACCGCTAA
- the istA gene encoding IS21 family transposase, giving the protein MLHIEIHQLRNRRFKVAQIAKRLKISRNTVYKYLDMSFEDAVNEFSQTGRKKKLDEYQDWIVGWLLEFPSLTGAQVLDWLQEKFPTIDVGESTVRRYVNEIREIYQIEKVDEPREYEAVIELPPGKQLQVDWGQTIQKTTVGKEVKLYFVAFVLAHSRHKFTVWLDRPFTTRDTIDCHEKAFQFYGGITDEIVYDQDNLIAVSENAGDLILTQEFQQYVKDRKFKIYLCRKADPESKGKIESVVKYVKYNFAKNRIYTTLEDWNDRSLKWLERTGNYKVHNTTKKRPFEVFLLEKQHLRKISTPLPKLESNHTEIITRNVNKDNTVRYASNRYSVPLGTYTNYPVIQIVPQGQKLKILVPHTGEILTEHTISLEKGKLIKNINHGRDRSKSLDELQRNVLTLFPYKGAEQYIQDVCHTYGRYRRDQLLLFQKIAKENPEWISAAIDKCIQEKLYSANEFRDVVAYFKRTKIEPEQPITTVKESKESLAIAVQTRDLKEYIQRMGGK; this is encoded by the coding sequence GTGTTACATATCGAAATTCATCAATTACGCAATCGTCGATTTAAGGTTGCACAAATCGCAAAACGACTAAAAATATCACGTAACACCGTGTATAAATATTTAGATATGTCATTTGAAGATGCAGTAAATGAATTTAGTCAGACTGGACGCAAAAAGAAGCTGGATGAATACCAAGATTGGATTGTAGGTTGGTTACTTGAGTTTCCTAGCTTAACGGGGGCGCAAGTCTTAGATTGGCTACAAGAAAAATTCCCAACGATTGATGTAGGAGAAAGTACGGTTAGGCGTTATGTAAATGAAATTCGTGAAATTTATCAAATTGAAAAAGTAGATGAACCTCGCGAATACGAAGCCGTCATTGAGCTGCCTCCAGGGAAGCAATTACAAGTAGATTGGGGACAAACCATTCAAAAAACAACGGTTGGTAAAGAAGTGAAATTATATTTCGTTGCCTTTGTGTTAGCACACTCCCGGCATAAATTCACGGTGTGGTTAGATCGACCTTTTACAACAAGAGATACAATAGACTGTCATGAAAAAGCTTTTCAGTTTTATGGCGGTATAACGGATGAAATTGTTTACGATCAAGACAATTTAATTGCGGTAAGTGAAAACGCTGGGGATCTTATTTTAACTCAGGAGTTTCAACAATACGTAAAAGACCGGAAATTTAAAATCTATCTGTGCCGCAAAGCAGATCCCGAATCGAAAGGCAAAATAGAGAGTGTTGTAAAATACGTAAAATATAATTTCGCTAAAAATCGAATTTATACAACACTTGAGGACTGGAACGATAGGTCTTTAAAATGGTTAGAACGTACAGGGAATTATAAAGTGCACAATACAACAAAAAAGAGACCTTTCGAAGTGTTTCTCCTGGAAAAGCAACACTTAAGAAAAATCTCTACACCGCTTCCTAAATTAGAAAGCAACCATACAGAAATTATAACAAGGAATGTCAACAAGGACAACACAGTTCGGTACGCATCTAATCGATATTCCGTTCCACTGGGAACATATACGAACTATCCAGTCATACAAATAGTGCCCCAAGGGCAGAAATTAAAAATATTAGTACCGCATACTGGCGAAATTCTTACGGAACATACCATTAGTTTAGAAAAAGGCAAACTGATAAAAAATATAAATCATGGACGTGATCGCTCTAAGTCGCTCGATGAGTTACAACGTAATGTGCTCACTTTATTTCCATATAAAGGAGCCGAGCAATATATTCAAGATGTTTGTCATACATACGGTCGATATCGTAGAGATCAATTATTGTTATTCCAAAAAATTGCGAAAGAGAACCCAGAATGGATTTCTGCAGCAATTGATAAATGTATTCAAGAAAAGTTATATAGCGCAAATGAGTTTCGAGATGTGGTCGCCTATTTTAAGCGAACAAAAATTGAACCAGAGCAGCCAATAACTACTGTAAAAGAATCAAAAGAATCGCTAGCAATAGCAGTTCAAACGAGAGATTTAAAAGAATACATTCAACGTATGGGAGGCAAATAA
- the istB gene encoding IS21-like element helper ATPase IstB produces the protein MSKSVADIQQAFKQLRLAETAEGLPELLRQAEQVSWTYLEFIDELTTLELRRREEKSIEKRLSWARFPYHKPLHMFQLEEQTAITERQMKQLQEFQWLEQSYNLILLGPPGAGKTLLAVGLGIEAIQKGFQVYFITMGELIQLLKTEEFTHRSQIQLKRLRASDLIIIDDVMYMALDQREATLFFQLVHQLYEQSSLILTSNRSPEEWTELVDNQGMMTAILDRLLHRVEVIHMNNESHRLKHQQRIFNE, from the coding sequence ATGAGTAAAAGTGTGGCAGATATCCAACAGGCATTTAAGCAATTACGTTTAGCAGAAACGGCTGAGGGGCTCCCAGAGCTTCTCCGCCAAGCGGAACAAGTATCGTGGACGTATTTAGAATTCATTGATGAGCTAACAACATTAGAGCTTAGAAGACGAGAAGAAAAGAGTATCGAAAAGCGTTTATCGTGGGCACGTTTCCCATACCATAAGCCGTTGCATATGTTTCAGTTAGAGGAGCAAACAGCGATTACAGAGCGCCAAATGAAACAGCTACAAGAGTTCCAATGGTTAGAGCAAAGTTACAATTTAATTCTTTTAGGACCACCTGGTGCAGGGAAAACGTTATTGGCCGTAGGCTTAGGCATTGAAGCCATTCAAAAAGGCTTTCAAGTCTATTTCATAACAATGGGAGAATTAATTCAGTTATTGAAAACAGAGGAATTTACACATCGCTCACAAATCCAATTAAAACGTTTGAGAGCGTCAGATTTAATTATTATCGATGATGTGATGTATATGGCTTTAGATCAACGGGAAGCCACTTTATTCTTTCAACTCGTACATCAGCTATACGAACAAAGTTCGCTAATATTGACATCAAATCGAAGTCCAGAAGAATGGACAGAGTTAGTGGATAACCAAGGGATGATGACTGCTATTTTAGACCGCCTGTTACACAGAGTCGAGGTCATTCATATGAACAATGAAAGTCATCGTTTAAAACATCAACAAAGAATCTTTAACGAATAA